In a single window of the Raphanus sativus cultivar WK10039 chromosome 9, ASM80110v3, whole genome shotgun sequence genome:
- the LOC108831780 gene encoding probable plastid-lipid-associated protein 1, chloroplastic: MATVPLFTKFPCKTLSPSSSNSKLQSKAPTLVPVNPINRRSEVRTTVHRPDFKVRVSDVNDEWGPDASERGSNVLVAEKVAEEAIESVEETERLKRSLADTLYGTDRGLSASSETRAEISEMITQLESNNPNPAPNEALFLLSGKWILAYTSFVGLFPLLSRRISPLVKVDEISQTIDSDSFTVQNSVRFAGPLATTSFSTNAKFEVQSPKRVQIKFEQGVIGTPQLTDSIEIPEFVEVLGQKIDLNPIRGLLTSVQDTASSVARTISSQPPLKFSLPADRAQSWLLTTYLDKDLRISRGDGGSIFVLIKEGSSLLNP; encoded by the exons ATGGCGACGGTACCTCTGTTCACCAAGTTTCCATGCAAAACTCTATCTCCAAGCTCCTCCAACTCTAAACTCCAATCAAAAGCTCCGACTCTAGTGCCCGTAAACCCAATCAACCGGCGGTCGGAGGTTAGAACCACTGTCCATCGGCCAGATTTCAAGGTCCGAGTTAGCGACGTTAACGACGAGTGGGGTCCTGATGCATCGGAGAGAGGCTCTAACGTATTGGTGGCCGAGAAAGTAGCAGAAGAAGCGATTGAATCCGTGGAGGAGACGGAACGGCTGAAGAGATCGCTAGCGGATACTTTGTACGGAACAGATCGAGGTCTTAGCGCATCGAGCGAGACAAGAGCCGAGATCAGTGAGATGATCACGCAGCTCGAGTCCAACAACCCTAATCCAGCTCCCAACGAAGCTCTGTTTCTCCTGAGCGGCAAATGGATTCTGGC TTACACATCGTTCGTTGGTCTGTTCCCGTTGCTCTCACGTAGAATCTCACCGCTGGTCAAAGTGGACGAGATCTCACAAACCATTGACTCCGACAGCTTCACTGTACAAAACTCTGTCCGGTTCGCTGGTCCCCTTGCCACGACATCGTTTAGCACCAACGCTAAGTTCGAAGTCCAGAGTCCTAAACGCGTCCAG ATCAAGTTTGAGCAAGGTGTTATCGGGACTCCTCAGCTAACGGATTCGATAGAGATCCCTGAGTTCGTGGAGGTTCTTGGTCAGAAAATCGATCTCAACCCCATTAGAGGATTACTCACGTCTGTCCAGGACACGGCTTCTTCAGTGGCTAGAACCATTTCAAGCCAACCACCGTTGAAATTCTCTTTGCCTGCAGACAGAGCGCAGTCGTGGCTCCTCACGACTTATCTCGACAAAGACCTTCGGATCTCAAGAGGCGATGGTGGAAGCATTTTTGTGCTTATCAAAGAAGGCAGCTCTCTCTTAAACCCTTAA
- the LOC108825561 gene encoding pyrophosphate--fructose 6-phosphate 1-phosphotransferase subunit beta 2, with translation MASQYHLTGDDVAGISINPPGRSRVPSVYSEVQVSRIDHALPLPSVFKSPFKIVDGRPSSAAGNSEEIAKLFPNLYGQPSAILVSDQSNDSVMSDRKLKVGVVLSGGQAPGGHNVICGIFDYLEEHAKGSKLFGFRGGPAGIMKGKYVELTSDFVYPYRNQGGFDMICSGRDKIETPEQFKQAEETVTKMDLDGLVVIGGDDSNTNACLLAEYFRGKDMKTRVIGCPKTIDGDLKSKEVPTSFGFDTACKIYSEMIGNVMIDARSTGKYYHFVRLMGRAASHITLECALQTHPNITIIGEEVSEKKLTLKNVTDYIVDVICKRAENGYNYGVILVPEGLIDFIPEVQELISELNEILAQGNVDEEGQWKKNLNEETLKLFEFLPQTIQEQLMLERDPHGNVQVAKIETEKMLIQMVETELEKKKKDGSYKREFMGKSHFFGYEGRCGLPTNFDATYCYSLGYGAGSLLQSGKTGLISSVGNLAAPVEKWTVGGTPLTSLMDVERRHGKFKPVIKKAMVELEGAPFKKFASQREEWALKNRYISPGPIQFKGPGSDAINHTLLLELGAQA, from the exons ATGGCGTCACAGTATCACTTAACGGGAGACGACGTCGCTGGAATCTCGATCAATCCTCCAGGGAGAAGCCGTGTGCCTTCTGTATACAGTGAAGTCCAAGTGAGTCGTATCGATCACGCGCTTCCACTTCCTTCCGTATTTAAAAGCCCCTTTAAGATCGTCGATGGTCGTCCGAGCTCCGCCGCCGGAAATTCAg AGGAGATTGCGAAATTATTCCCAAATCTGTATGGACAACCATCGGCTATATTGGTTTCAGACCAATCTAATGATTCAGTTATGTCGGACCGAAAGCTTAAAGTTGGTGTGGTTTTGTCTGGTGGTCAAGCACCTGGAGGACACAATGTTATTTGCGGAATTTTCG ATTACTTGGAGGAACATGCGAAAGGAAGCAAACTGTTTGGTTTTCGTGGTGGTCCAGCTGGAATCATGAAAGGCAAATACGTTGAGCTCACTTCTGATTTTGTGTATCCTTATAGAAACCAG GGTGGATTTGATATGATATGCAGTGGAAGAGACAAAATTGAAACTCCAGAGCAG TTTAAGCAAGCTGAAGAGACTGTAACAAAGATGGACCTAGATGGTCTTGTGGTTATTGGTGGTGATGACTCCAATACTAATGCTTGTCTCCTCGCTGAATACTTCAG AGGTAAAGACATGAAAACTAGGGTTATTGGGTGTCCGAAAACAATCGATGGTGATTTAAAGAGCAAAGAAGTCCCCACCAGTTTCGGGTTTGACACTGCTTGCAAG ATATACTCAGAAATGATTGGAAATGTTATGATCGATGCACGTTCCACGGGAAAATACTACCATT TTGTGCGTCTTATGGGCCGTGCTGCTTCTCATATTACACTTGAATGCGCTTTGCAAACCCATCCAAACATTACCATTATTGGAGAAGAG GTTTCCGAGAAGAAACTGACTTTGAAAAACGTTACGGATTATATTGTTGACGTGATCTGTAAACGCGCTGAAAATGGTTATAACTATGGTGTCATTCTTGTTCCTGAAGGTCTAATTGATTTCATCCCTGAG GTCCAAGAGCTTATTTCAGAACTGAACGAAATCTTAGCCCAAGGAAACGTCGATGAAGAAGGACAATGGAAGAAGAATCTTAACGAGGAGACTCTAAAGCTTTTTGAGTTTCTCCCCCAAACAATTCAGGAACAACTGATGCTTGAGAGAGATCCACATGGAAATGTCCAG GTGGCTAAAATAGAGACAGAGAAAATGCTGATTCAAATGGTTGAAACCGAGctagagaaaaagaagaaggatggttCATATAAACGCGAGTTCATGGGCAAATCGCACTTCTTTGG GTATGAGGGAAGATGTGGATTGCCTACAAATTTCGATGCAACTTACTGCTACTCATTGGGTTACGGTGCTGGATCACTTCTCCAGAGTGGAAAGACCGGTTTAATCTCATCG gtTGGGAATCTGGCTGCTCCTGTTGAGAAATGGACCGTTGGTGGTACACCGCTAACTTCATTGATGGATGTTGAGAGAAGACatg GTAAATTCAAGCCTGTTATCAAGAAAGCTATGGTTGAACTTGAAG GTGCACCGTTTAAGAAATTTGCATCGCAGCGTGAAGAATGGGCTTTGAAGAATAGATACATTAGTCCTG GTCCGATTCAGTTCAAGGGACCGGGATCTGATGCGATAAATCACACTTTACTGCTCGAACTCGGTGCTCAAGCCTGA